The Saccopteryx leptura isolate mSacLep1 chromosome 2, mSacLep1_pri_phased_curated, whole genome shotgun sequence genome has a window encoding:
- the FOXB2 gene encoding forkhead box protein B2 encodes MPRPGKSSYSDQKPPYSYISLTAMAIQHSAEKMLPLSDIYKFIMERFPYYREHTQRWQNSLRHNLSFNDCFIKIPRRPDQPGKGSFWALHPDCGDMFENGSFLRRRKRFKVLRTDHAHLHAGGAKGVPGAGPGGHLHPHHPHHHHHHHAHHAPHHAPPPPPPPPPHMVHYFHQQPPPTPQPPPHLPAQPPPPPPSQQLPPPPPSHPGKMQEAAAVAAAVAAAAGGRGGRLSQFPPYGLGSAAAAAAAASTSGFKHPFAIENIIGRDYKGVLQAGGLPLASVMHHLGYPVPGQLGNVVGSVWPHVGVMDSVAAAAAAAAAAGVPVGPEYGAFGVPVKALCHPAGQSLPAVPVPIKPTPALPPVAALPPALAVPAAAQQPPAPPAGCPAATASPGAPSLEPAAASAAQSKGGSLHSVLVRS; translated from the coding sequence ATGCCGCGGCCCGGGAAGAGCTCGTACAGCGACCAGAAGCCGCCCTACTCGTACATCTCGCTGACCGCCATGGCCATCCAGCACTCGGCCGAGAAGATGCTGCCGCTGAGCGACATCTACAAGTTCATCATGGAGCGCTTCCCCTACTACCGCGAGCACACGCAGCGCTGGCAGAACAGCCTGCGCCACAACCTCTCCTTCAACGACTGCTTCATCAAGATCCCGCGGCGGCCCGACCAGCCCGGCAAGGGCAGCTTCTGGGCGCTGCACCCCGACTGCGGCGACATGTTTGAGAACGGCAGCTTCCTGCGGCGCCGCAAGCGCTTCAAGGTGCTGCGCACGGACCACGCGCATCTGCACGCGGGAGGCGCCAAGGGAGTCCCGGGCGCGGGGCCCGGCGGGCACCTGCACCCGCACCAcccgcaccaccaccaccaccaccacgcgCACCACGCCCCGCACCacgccccgccgccgccgccgccgcccccgccgcacATGGTGCATTACTTCCACCAGCAGCCGCCTCCGACCCCGCAGCCGCCGCCGCACCTCCCggcgcagccgccgccgccgccgccgtcccagcagctgccgccgccgccgccgtcccACCCCGGCAAGATGCAGGAGGCGGCGGCCGTGGCGGCGGCcgtggcggcggcggccgggggCCGCGGGGGGCGCCTGTCCCAGTTCCCGCCCTACGGGCTGGGCtccgcggccgccgccgccgccgccgcctccacgTCGGGCTTCAAGCACCCGTTCGCCATCGAGAACATCATCGGCCGGGACTACAAGGGCGTGCTGCAGGCCGGCGGGCTGCCGCTGGCCTCGGTCATGCACCACCTGGGCTACCCCGTGCCGGGCCAGCTCGGCAACGTCGTCGGCTCCGTGTGGCCGCACGTCGGGGTCATGGACTCGGTGGCGGCGGCTGCCGCGGCCGCGGCCGCCGCGGGGGTGCCGGTCGGGCCGGAGTACGGCGCCTTCGGGGTGCCGGTCAAGGCCCTGTGCCACCCGGCCGGCCAGAGCCTGCCCGCGGTGCCCGTGCCCATCAAGCCGACCCCGGCGCTGCCGCCTGTGGCTGCGCTGCCGCCGGCGCTCGCCGTCCCCGCGGCCGCCCAGCAGCCGCCCGCGCCGCCCGCCGGGTGCCCCGCGGCCACGGCCTCGCCCGGCGCCCCCTCGCTGGAACCCGCCGCCGCGAGCGCGGCCCAGAGCAAAGGCGGCTCCCTGCACTCGGTGCTGGTGCGCTCCTAG